From Electrophorus electricus isolate fEleEle1 chromosome 8, fEleEle1.pri, whole genome shotgun sequence, the proteins below share one genomic window:
- the LOC113590124 gene encoding tripartite motif-containing protein 16-like isoform X12 — protein sequence MAEARVSEDQDQFNCPVCLDLLKDPVTIACGHSFCMVCINDCWDQDVQRGIYSCPQCRETFTPRPVLCRNYMLAEMVQKPKKTELQAASLTRCYAGSGDVECDFCTGRKLKAIKSCLVCLASFCETHIRPHYQSPAFKKHTLVKASSRLQQKICSQHEKLTEIFCRTDQSFICYLCMLDEHKGHNTVSAAAERTKKQTELHEEQRKHQQRIQEKEKKVQELKQAVDTLKRSAQAAVEDSERIFTELIRSIEKKRCEVRQLIRDQEKTELSQVQGLLDQLEQEIADLKRRDTELEQLSHTEDHIHFLQSFPSLCVSSGSVDSYSISVHQPASFDGVKKCLSDLRNRIETFCREEMNSVSPHEPKTREDFLKYFCQLTLDPNTAHHHLILSEKNRVVTNSRRVQPYSDHPERFDYWLQVLCKESVCRRCYWEVEWSSEGLVSISVSYKDISRKGRGNECGFGRNTQSWSLLCSSNLSFLHNNINTEIPDSPSSRIGVYVDHSAGTLSFYRVSDTMTLLHTVHTTFTQPLYAGFWVSFGSTLRLCDLK from the exons ATGGCAGAGGCCAGAGTTTCAGAAGATCAAGACCAGTTCAACTGTCCAGTCTGTCTGGATCTACTGAAGGATCCAGTCACTATTGCCTGTGGACACAGtttctgtatggtgtgtattaatGACTGCTGGGATCAGGATGTTCAGAGGGGAATCTACAGCTGCCCTCAGTGCAGAGAGACTTTCACTCCAAGACCTGTTCTATGCAGAAACTACATGCTGGCTGAAATGGTGCAGAAACCGAAGAAGACAGAACTCCAAGCTGCTTCTCTTACTCGCTGTTACGCTGGATctggagatgtggagtgtgattTCTGCACTGGGAGAAAACTGAAAGCCATCAAGTCCTGTCTGGTATGTCTGGCCTCTTTCTGTGAAACTCATATCAGACCTCACTATCAGTCTCCTGCctttaagaaacacacactggtTAAAGCCTCCTCAAGACTACAACAGAAGATTTGCTCTCAACATGAAAAACTAACTGAGATCTTCTGTCGTACTGATCAAAGCTTCATCTGTTATTTGTGTATGCTGGATGAACACAAAGGACATAATACAGTGTCAGCTGCAGCAGAAAGAACTAAAAAACAG ACTGAGCTACAtgaggagcagaggaaacaccagcagagaatccaggagaaagagaagaaggtccaggagctgaagcaggctgTGGACACTCTTAAG CgctctgcacaggcagcagtggaggacagtgagaggatctTTACTGAGCTGATCCGCTCCATTGAGAAAAAGCGCTGTGAGGTGAGACagctgatcagagatcaggagAAGACTGAACTGAGTCAAGTTCAAGGACTACTGGATCAACTGGAGCAGGAGATTGCTGATCTtaagaggagagacactgagctggagcagctctcccacacagaggaTCACATCCATTTCCTCCAG AGTTTCCcgtccctctgtgtctcttctggATCTGTGGACTCATACAGCATCTCTGTCCATCAACCTGCCTCATTTGATGGAGTGAAGAAATGTCTCTCTGATCTGAGGAACCGAATAGAGACATTCTGCAGAGAAGAAATGAACAGTGTGTCTCCACATG AGCCAAAGACCAGAGAAGATTTCctgaaat ATTTCTGTCAGCTGACTCTGGATCCCAACACAGCACATCATCACCTCATTCTGTCTGAGAAGAACAGAGTGGTGACAAACAGTAGGAGAGTCCAGCCATActctgatcatccagagagatttgattaCTGGCTTCAGGTGTTgtgtaaggagagtgtgtgtagacgctgttactgggaggttgagtggagcAGTGAGGGATTGGTGTCCATATCCGTCTCATATAAAgatatcagcaggaaaggacgGGGTAATGAGTGTGGGTTTGGACGCAACACTCAGTCCTGGAGTCTGTTGTGTTCTTCTAATCTCTCTTTTTTGCACAACAACATTAATACTGAGATCCCAGACTCACCGTCCTCCAGaataggagtgtatgtggatcacagtgcaggaactctgtccttctacagagtCTCTGATACAATGACCCTcctacacacagtccacaccacATTCACTCAGCCCCTCTATGCTGGGTTCTGGGTCAGTTTTGGATCAACTCTGAGGTTATGTGATCTAAAATAA
- the LOC113590124 gene encoding tripartite motif-containing protein 16-like isoform X2 yields the protein MAEARVSEDQDQFNCPVCLDLLKDPVTIACGHSFCMVCINDCWDQDVQRGIYSCPQCRETFTPRPVLCRNYMLAEMVQKPKKTELQAASLTRCYAGSGDVECDFCTGRKLKAIKSCLVCLASFCETHIRPHYQSPAFKKHTLVKASSRLQQKICSQHEKLTEIFCRTDQSFICYLCMLDEHKGHNTVSAAAERTKKQTELHEEQRKHQQRIQEKEKKVQELKQAVDTLKRSAQAAVEDSERIFTELIRSIEKKRCEVRQLIRDQEKTELSQVQGLLDQLEQEIADLKRRDTELEQLSHTEDHIHFLQVTNSVSATEELAPHYVSSGSVDSYSISVHQPASFDGVKKCLSDLRNRIETFCREEMNSVSPHAAAVQILPPEPKTREDFLKYFCQLTLDPNTAHHHLILSEKNRVVTNSRRVQPYSDHPERFDYWLQVLCKESVCRRCYWEVEWSSEGLVSISVSYKDISRKGRGNECGFGRNTQSWSLLCSSNLSFLHNNINTEIPDSPSSRIGVYVDHSAGTLSFYRVSDTMTLLHTVHTTFTQPLYAGFWVSFGSTLRLCDLK from the exons ATGGCAGAGGCCAGAGTTTCAGAAGATCAAGACCAGTTCAACTGTCCAGTCTGTCTGGATCTACTGAAGGATCCAGTCACTATTGCCTGTGGACACAGtttctgtatggtgtgtattaatGACTGCTGGGATCAGGATGTTCAGAGGGGAATCTACAGCTGCCCTCAGTGCAGAGAGACTTTCACTCCAAGACCTGTTCTATGCAGAAACTACATGCTGGCTGAAATGGTGCAGAAACCGAAGAAGACAGAACTCCAAGCTGCTTCTCTTACTCGCTGTTACGCTGGATctggagatgtggagtgtgattTCTGCACTGGGAGAAAACTGAAAGCCATCAAGTCCTGTCTGGTATGTCTGGCCTCTTTCTGTGAAACTCATATCAGACCTCACTATCAGTCTCCTGCctttaagaaacacacactggtTAAAGCCTCCTCAAGACTACAACAGAAGATTTGCTCTCAACATGAAAAACTAACTGAGATCTTCTGTCGTACTGATCAAAGCTTCATCTGTTATTTGTGTATGCTGGATGAACACAAAGGACATAATACAGTGTCAGCTGCAGCAGAAAGAACTAAAAAACAG ACTGAGCTACAtgaggagcagaggaaacaccagcagagaatccaggagaaagagaagaaggtccaggagctgaagcaggctgTGGACACTCTTAAG CgctctgcacaggcagcagtggaggacagtgagaggatctTTACTGAGCTGATCCGCTCCATTGAGAAAAAGCGCTGTGAGGTGAGACagctgatcagagatcaggagAAGACTGAACTGAGTCAAGTTCAAGGACTACTGGATCAACTGGAGCAGGAGATTGCTGATCTtaagaggagagacactgagctggagcagctctcccacacagaggaTCACATCCATTTCCTCCAGGTAACAAACTCTGTCTCAGCTACAGAGGAACTTGCTCCTCATTA tgtctcttctggATCTGTGGACTCATACAGCATCTCTGTCCATCAACCTGCCTCATTTGATGGAGTGAAGAAATGTCTCTCTGATCTGAGGAACCGAATAGAGACATTCTGCAGAGAAGAAATGAACAGTGTGTCTCCACATG ctgcagcagttcagATTTTACCACCAGAGCCAAAGACCAGAGAAGATTTCctgaaat ATTTCTGTCAGCTGACTCTGGATCCCAACACAGCACATCATCACCTCATTCTGTCTGAGAAGAACAGAGTGGTGACAAACAGTAGGAGAGTCCAGCCATActctgatcatccagagagatttgattaCTGGCTTCAGGTGTTgtgtaaggagagtgtgtgtagacgctgttactgggaggttgagtggagcAGTGAGGGATTGGTGTCCATATCCGTCTCATATAAAgatatcagcaggaaaggacgGGGTAATGAGTGTGGGTTTGGACGCAACACTCAGTCCTGGAGTCTGTTGTGTTCTTCTAATCTCTCTTTTTTGCACAACAACATTAATACTGAGATCCCAGACTCACCGTCCTCCAGaataggagtgtatgtggatcacagtgcaggaactctgtccttctacagagtCTCTGATACAATGACCCTcctacacacagtccacaccacATTCACTCAGCCCCTCTATGCTGGGTTCTGGGTCAGTTTTGGATCAACTCTGAGGTTATGTGATCTAAAATAA
- the LOC113590124 gene encoding tripartite motif-containing protein 16-like isoform X8 — translation MAEARVSEDQDQFNCPVCLDLLKDPVTIACGHSFCMVCINDCWDQDVQRGIYSCPQCRETFTPRPVLCRNYMLAEMVQKPKKTELQAASLTRCYAGSGDVECDFCTGRKLKAIKSCLVCLASFCETHIRPHYQSPAFKKHTLVKASSRLQQKICSQHEKLTEIFCRTDQSFICYLCMLDEHKGHNTVSAAAERTKKQTELHEEQRKHQQRIQEKEKKVQELKQAVDTLKRSAQAAVEDSERIFTELIRSIEKKRCEVRQLIRDQEKTELSQVQGLLDQLEQEIADLKRRDTELEQLSHTEDHIHFLQSFPSLCVSSGSVDSYSISVHQPASFDGVKKCLSDLRNRIETFCREEMNSVSPHVQILPPEPKTREDFLKYFCQLTLDPNTAHHHLILSEKNRVVTNSRRVQPYSDHPERFDYWLQVLCKESVCRRCYWEVEWSSEGLVSISVSYKDISRKGRGNECGFGRNTQSWSLLCSSNLSFLHNNINTEIPDSPSSRIGVYVDHSAGTLSFYRVSDTMTLLHTVHTTFTQPLYAGFWVSFGSTLRLCDLK, via the exons ATGGCAGAGGCCAGAGTTTCAGAAGATCAAGACCAGTTCAACTGTCCAGTCTGTCTGGATCTACTGAAGGATCCAGTCACTATTGCCTGTGGACACAGtttctgtatggtgtgtattaatGACTGCTGGGATCAGGATGTTCAGAGGGGAATCTACAGCTGCCCTCAGTGCAGAGAGACTTTCACTCCAAGACCTGTTCTATGCAGAAACTACATGCTGGCTGAAATGGTGCAGAAACCGAAGAAGACAGAACTCCAAGCTGCTTCTCTTACTCGCTGTTACGCTGGATctggagatgtggagtgtgattTCTGCACTGGGAGAAAACTGAAAGCCATCAAGTCCTGTCTGGTATGTCTGGCCTCTTTCTGTGAAACTCATATCAGACCTCACTATCAGTCTCCTGCctttaagaaacacacactggtTAAAGCCTCCTCAAGACTACAACAGAAGATTTGCTCTCAACATGAAAAACTAACTGAGATCTTCTGTCGTACTGATCAAAGCTTCATCTGTTATTTGTGTATGCTGGATGAACACAAAGGACATAATACAGTGTCAGCTGCAGCAGAAAGAACTAAAAAACAG ACTGAGCTACAtgaggagcagaggaaacaccagcagagaatccaggagaaagagaagaaggtccaggagctgaagcaggctgTGGACACTCTTAAG CgctctgcacaggcagcagtggaggacagtgagaggatctTTACTGAGCTGATCCGCTCCATTGAGAAAAAGCGCTGTGAGGTGAGACagctgatcagagatcaggagAAGACTGAACTGAGTCAAGTTCAAGGACTACTGGATCAACTGGAGCAGGAGATTGCTGATCTtaagaggagagacactgagctggagcagctctcccacacagaggaTCACATCCATTTCCTCCAG AGTTTCCcgtccctctgtgtctcttctggATCTGTGGACTCATACAGCATCTCTGTCCATCAACCTGCCTCATTTGATGGAGTGAAGAAATGTCTCTCTGATCTGAGGAACCGAATAGAGACATTCTGCAGAGAAGAAATGAACAGTGTGTCTCCACATG ttcagATTTTACCACCAGAGCCAAAGACCAGAGAAGATTTCctgaaat ATTTCTGTCAGCTGACTCTGGATCCCAACACAGCACATCATCACCTCATTCTGTCTGAGAAGAACAGAGTGGTGACAAACAGTAGGAGAGTCCAGCCATActctgatcatccagagagatttgattaCTGGCTTCAGGTGTTgtgtaaggagagtgtgtgtagacgctgttactgggaggttgagtggagcAGTGAGGGATTGGTGTCCATATCCGTCTCATATAAAgatatcagcaggaaaggacgGGGTAATGAGTGTGGGTTTGGACGCAACACTCAGTCCTGGAGTCTGTTGTGTTCTTCTAATCTCTCTTTTTTGCACAACAACATTAATACTGAGATCCCAGACTCACCGTCCTCCAGaataggagtgtatgtggatcacagtgcaggaactctgtccttctacagagtCTCTGATACAATGACCCTcctacacacagtccacaccacATTCACTCAGCCCCTCTATGCTGGGTTCTGGGTCAGTTTTGGATCAACTCTGAGGTTATGTGATCTAAAATAA
- the LOC113590124 gene encoding tripartite motif-containing protein 16-like isoform X7, giving the protein MAEARVSEDQDQFNCPVCLDLLKDPVTIACGHSFCMVCINDCWDQDVQRGIYSCPQCRETFTPRPVLCRNYMLAEMVQKPKKTELQAASLTRCYAGSGDVECDFCTGRKLKAIKSCLVCLASFCETHIRPHYQSPAFKKHTLVKASSRLQQKICSQHEKLTEIFCRTDQSFICYLCMLDEHKGHNTVSAAAERTKKQTELHEEQRKHQQRIQEKEKKVQELKQAVDTLKRSAQAAVEDSERIFTELIRSIEKKRCEVRQLIRDQEKTELSQVQGLLDQLEQEIADLKRRDTELEQLSHTEDHIHFLQSFPSLCVSSGSVDSYSISVHQPASFDGVKKCLSDLRNRIETFCREEMNSVSPHAVQILPPEPKTREDFLKYFCQLTLDPNTAHHHLILSEKNRVVTNSRRVQPYSDHPERFDYWLQVLCKESVCRRCYWEVEWSSEGLVSISVSYKDISRKGRGNECGFGRNTQSWSLLCSSNLSFLHNNINTEIPDSPSSRIGVYVDHSAGTLSFYRVSDTMTLLHTVHTTFTQPLYAGFWVSFGSTLRLCDLK; this is encoded by the exons ATGGCAGAGGCCAGAGTTTCAGAAGATCAAGACCAGTTCAACTGTCCAGTCTGTCTGGATCTACTGAAGGATCCAGTCACTATTGCCTGTGGACACAGtttctgtatggtgtgtattaatGACTGCTGGGATCAGGATGTTCAGAGGGGAATCTACAGCTGCCCTCAGTGCAGAGAGACTTTCACTCCAAGACCTGTTCTATGCAGAAACTACATGCTGGCTGAAATGGTGCAGAAACCGAAGAAGACAGAACTCCAAGCTGCTTCTCTTACTCGCTGTTACGCTGGATctggagatgtggagtgtgattTCTGCACTGGGAGAAAACTGAAAGCCATCAAGTCCTGTCTGGTATGTCTGGCCTCTTTCTGTGAAACTCATATCAGACCTCACTATCAGTCTCCTGCctttaagaaacacacactggtTAAAGCCTCCTCAAGACTACAACAGAAGATTTGCTCTCAACATGAAAAACTAACTGAGATCTTCTGTCGTACTGATCAAAGCTTCATCTGTTATTTGTGTATGCTGGATGAACACAAAGGACATAATACAGTGTCAGCTGCAGCAGAAAGAACTAAAAAACAG ACTGAGCTACAtgaggagcagaggaaacaccagcagagaatccaggagaaagagaagaaggtccaggagctgaagcaggctgTGGACACTCTTAAG CgctctgcacaggcagcagtggaggacagtgagaggatctTTACTGAGCTGATCCGCTCCATTGAGAAAAAGCGCTGTGAGGTGAGACagctgatcagagatcaggagAAGACTGAACTGAGTCAAGTTCAAGGACTACTGGATCAACTGGAGCAGGAGATTGCTGATCTtaagaggagagacactgagctggagcagctctcccacacagaggaTCACATCCATTTCCTCCAG AGTTTCCcgtccctctgtgtctcttctggATCTGTGGACTCATACAGCATCTCTGTCCATCAACCTGCCTCATTTGATGGAGTGAAGAAATGTCTCTCTGATCTGAGGAACCGAATAGAGACATTCTGCAGAGAAGAAATGAACAGTGTGTCTCCACATG cagttcagATTTTACCACCAGAGCCAAAGACCAGAGAAGATTTCctgaaat ATTTCTGTCAGCTGACTCTGGATCCCAACACAGCACATCATCACCTCATTCTGTCTGAGAAGAACAGAGTGGTGACAAACAGTAGGAGAGTCCAGCCATActctgatcatccagagagatttgattaCTGGCTTCAGGTGTTgtgtaaggagagtgtgtgtagacgctgttactgggaggttgagtggagcAGTGAGGGATTGGTGTCCATATCCGTCTCATATAAAgatatcagcaggaaaggacgGGGTAATGAGTGTGGGTTTGGACGCAACACTCAGTCCTGGAGTCTGTTGTGTTCTTCTAATCTCTCTTTTTTGCACAACAACATTAATACTGAGATCCCAGACTCACCGTCCTCCAGaataggagtgtatgtggatcacagtgcaggaactctgtccttctacagagtCTCTGATACAATGACCCTcctacacacagtccacaccacATTCACTCAGCCCCTCTATGCTGGGTTCTGGGTCAGTTTTGGATCAACTCTGAGGTTATGTGATCTAAAATAA
- the LOC113590124 gene encoding tripartite motif-containing protein 16-like isoform X1 — protein sequence MAEARVSEDQDQFNCPVCLDLLKDPVTIACGHSFCMVCINDCWDQDVQRGIYSCPQCRETFTPRPVLCRNYMLAEMVQKPKKTELQAASLTRCYAGSGDVECDFCTGRKLKAIKSCLVCLASFCETHIRPHYQSPAFKKHTLVKASSRLQQKICSQHEKLTEIFCRTDQSFICYLCMLDEHKGHNTVSAAAERTKKQTELHEEQRKHQQRIQEKEKKVQELKQAVDTLKRSAQAAVEDSERIFTELIRSIEKKRCEVRQLIRDQEKTELSQVQGLLDQLEQEIADLKRRDTELEQLSHTEDHIHFLQSFPSLCVSSGSVDSYSISVHQPASFDGVKKCLSDLRNRIETFCREEMNSVSPHGKSNNTAEITQQQHHTAAVQILPPEPKTREDFLKYFCQLTLDPNTAHHHLILSEKNRVVTNSRRVQPYSDHPERFDYWLQVLCKESVCRRCYWEVEWSSEGLVSISVSYKDISRKGRGNECGFGRNTQSWSLLCSSNLSFLHNNINTEIPDSPSSRIGVYVDHSAGTLSFYRVSDTMTLLHTVHTTFTQPLYAGFWVSFGSTLRLCDLK from the exons ATGGCAGAGGCCAGAGTTTCAGAAGATCAAGACCAGTTCAACTGTCCAGTCTGTCTGGATCTACTGAAGGATCCAGTCACTATTGCCTGTGGACACAGtttctgtatggtgtgtattaatGACTGCTGGGATCAGGATGTTCAGAGGGGAATCTACAGCTGCCCTCAGTGCAGAGAGACTTTCACTCCAAGACCTGTTCTATGCAGAAACTACATGCTGGCTGAAATGGTGCAGAAACCGAAGAAGACAGAACTCCAAGCTGCTTCTCTTACTCGCTGTTACGCTGGATctggagatgtggagtgtgattTCTGCACTGGGAGAAAACTGAAAGCCATCAAGTCCTGTCTGGTATGTCTGGCCTCTTTCTGTGAAACTCATATCAGACCTCACTATCAGTCTCCTGCctttaagaaacacacactggtTAAAGCCTCCTCAAGACTACAACAGAAGATTTGCTCTCAACATGAAAAACTAACTGAGATCTTCTGTCGTACTGATCAAAGCTTCATCTGTTATTTGTGTATGCTGGATGAACACAAAGGACATAATACAGTGTCAGCTGCAGCAGAAAGAACTAAAAAACAG ACTGAGCTACAtgaggagcagaggaaacaccagcagagaatccaggagaaagagaagaaggtccaggagctgaagcaggctgTGGACACTCTTAAG CgctctgcacaggcagcagtggaggacagtgagaggatctTTACTGAGCTGATCCGCTCCATTGAGAAAAAGCGCTGTGAGGTGAGACagctgatcagagatcaggagAAGACTGAACTGAGTCAAGTTCAAGGACTACTGGATCAACTGGAGCAGGAGATTGCTGATCTtaagaggagagacactgagctggagcagctctcccacacagaggaTCACATCCATTTCCTCCAG AGTTTCCcgtccctctgtgtctcttctggATCTGTGGACTCATACAGCATCTCTGTCCATCAACCTGCCTCATTTGATGGAGTGAAGAAATGTCTCTCTGATCTGAGGAACCGAATAGAGACATTCTGCAGAGAAGAAATGAACAGTGTGTCTCCACATGGTAAGAGCAATAACACAGCAGAAATAACACAACAGCAACATCACA ctgcagcagttcagATTTTACCACCAGAGCCAAAGACCAGAGAAGATTTCctgaaat ATTTCTGTCAGCTGACTCTGGATCCCAACACAGCACATCATCACCTCATTCTGTCTGAGAAGAACAGAGTGGTGACAAACAGTAGGAGAGTCCAGCCATActctgatcatccagagagatttgattaCTGGCTTCAGGTGTTgtgtaaggagagtgtgtgtagacgctgttactgggaggttgagtggagcAGTGAGGGATTGGTGTCCATATCCGTCTCATATAAAgatatcagcaggaaaggacgGGGTAATGAGTGTGGGTTTGGACGCAACACTCAGTCCTGGAGTCTGTTGTGTTCTTCTAATCTCTCTTTTTTGCACAACAACATTAATACTGAGATCCCAGACTCACCGTCCTCCAGaataggagtgtatgtggatcacagtgcaggaactctgtccttctacagagtCTCTGATACAATGACCCTcctacacacagtccacaccacATTCACTCAGCCCCTCTATGCTGGGTTCTGGGTCAGTTTTGGATCAACTCTGAGGTTATGTGATCTAAAATAA
- the LOC113590124 gene encoding tripartite motif-containing protein 16-like isoform X10, whose amino-acid sequence MAEARVSEDQDQFNCPVCLDLLKDPVTIACGHSFCMVCINDCWDQDVQRGIYSCPQCRETFTPRPVLCRNYMLAEMVQKPKKTELQAASLTRCYAGSGDVECDFCTGRKLKAIKSCLVCLASFCETHIRPHYQSPAFKKHTLVKASSRLQQKICSQHEKLTEIFCRTDQSFICYLCMLDEHKGHNTVSAAAERTKKQTELHEEQRKHQQRIQEKEKKVQELKQAVDTLKRSAQAAVEDSERIFTELIRSIEKKRCEVRQLIRDQEKTELSQVQGLLDQLEQEIADLKRRDTELEQLSHTEDHIHFLQSFPSLCVSSGSVDSYSISVHQPASFDGVKKCLSDLRNRIETFCREEMNSVSPHVREREIQILPPEPKTREDFLKYFCQLTLDPNTAHHHLILSEKNRVVTNSRRVQPYSDHPERFDYWLQVLCKESVCRRCYWEVEWSSEGLVSISVSYKDISRKGRGNECGFGRNTQSWSLLCSSNLSFLHNNINTEIPDSPSSRIGVYVDHSAGTLSFYRVSDTMTLLHTVHTTFTQPLYAGFWVSFGSTLRLCDLK is encoded by the exons ATGGCAGAGGCCAGAGTTTCAGAAGATCAAGACCAGTTCAACTGTCCAGTCTGTCTGGATCTACTGAAGGATCCAGTCACTATTGCCTGTGGACACAGtttctgtatggtgtgtattaatGACTGCTGGGATCAGGATGTTCAGAGGGGAATCTACAGCTGCCCTCAGTGCAGAGAGACTTTCACTCCAAGACCTGTTCTATGCAGAAACTACATGCTGGCTGAAATGGTGCAGAAACCGAAGAAGACAGAACTCCAAGCTGCTTCTCTTACTCGCTGTTACGCTGGATctggagatgtggagtgtgattTCTGCACTGGGAGAAAACTGAAAGCCATCAAGTCCTGTCTGGTATGTCTGGCCTCTTTCTGTGAAACTCATATCAGACCTCACTATCAGTCTCCTGCctttaagaaacacacactggtTAAAGCCTCCTCAAGACTACAACAGAAGATTTGCTCTCAACATGAAAAACTAACTGAGATCTTCTGTCGTACTGATCAAAGCTTCATCTGTTATTTGTGTATGCTGGATGAACACAAAGGACATAATACAGTGTCAGCTGCAGCAGAAAGAACTAAAAAACAG ACTGAGCTACAtgaggagcagaggaaacaccagcagagaatccaggagaaagagaagaaggtccaggagctgaagcaggctgTGGACACTCTTAAG CgctctgcacaggcagcagtggaggacagtgagaggatctTTACTGAGCTGATCCGCTCCATTGAGAAAAAGCGCTGTGAGGTGAGACagctgatcagagatcaggagAAGACTGAACTGAGTCAAGTTCAAGGACTACTGGATCAACTGGAGCAGGAGATTGCTGATCTtaagaggagagacactgagctggagcagctctcccacacagaggaTCACATCCATTTCCTCCAG AGTTTCCcgtccctctgtgtctcttctggATCTGTGGACTCATACAGCATCTCTGTCCATCAACCTGCCTCATTTGATGGAGTGAAGAAATGTCTCTCTGATCTGAGGAACCGAATAGAGACATTCTGCAGAGAAGAAATGAACAGTGTGTCTCCACATG tgagagagagagaga ttcagATTTTACCACCAGAGCCAAAGACCAGAGAAGATTTCctgaaat ATTTCTGTCAGCTGACTCTGGATCCCAACACAGCACATCATCACCTCATTCTGTCTGAGAAGAACAGAGTGGTGACAAACAGTAGGAGAGTCCAGCCATActctgatcatccagagagatttgattaCTGGCTTCAGGTGTTgtgtaaggagagtgtgtgtagacgctgttactgggaggttgagtggagcAGTGAGGGATTGGTGTCCATATCCGTCTCATATAAAgatatcagcaggaaaggacgGGGTAATGAGTGTGGGTTTGGACGCAACACTCAGTCCTGGAGTCTGTTGTGTTCTTCTAATCTCTCTTTTTTGCACAACAACATTAATACTGAGATCCCAGACTCACCGTCCTCCAGaataggagtgtatgtggatcacagtgcaggaactctgtccttctacagagtCTCTGATACAATGACCCTcctacacacagtccacaccacATTCACTCAGCCCCTCTATGCTGGGTTCTGGGTCAGTTTTGGATCAACTCTGAGGTTATGTGATCTAAAATAA